The Equus quagga isolate Etosha38 chromosome 12, UCLA_HA_Equagga_1.0, whole genome shotgun sequence genome includes a region encoding these proteins:
- the BMI1 gene encoding polycomb complex protein BMI-1 isoform X2, translating into MHRTTRIKITELNPHLMCVLCGGYFIDATTIIECLHSFCKTCIVRYLETSKYCPICDVQVHKTRPLLNIRSDKTLQDIVYKLVPGLFKNEMKRRRDFYAAHPSADAANGSNEDRGEVADEDKRIITDDEIISLSIEFFDQNRLDRKVNKDKEKSKEEVNDKRYLRCPAAMTVMHLRKFLRSKMDIPNTFQIDVMYEEEPLKDYYTLMDIAYIYTWRRNGPLPLKYRVRPTCKRMKISHQRDGLTNAGELESDSGSDKANSPAGGMPSTSSCLPSPSTPVQSPHPQFPHISSTMNGTSSSPSGNHQSSFANRPRKSSVNGSSATSSG; encoded by the exons ATGCATCGAACAACCAGAATCAAGATCACTGAGCTAAATCCCCACCTAATGTGTGTGCTTTGTGGAGGGTACTTCATTGATGCCACGACCATAATAGAATGTCTACATTCCT TCTGTAAAACATGTATTGTGCGTTACCTGGAGACCAGCAAGTATTGTCCTATCTGTGATGTCCAAGTTCACAAAACCAGACCACTACTGAATATAAG gtcAGATAAAACTCTTCAAGATATTGTGTACAAATTAGTTCCAGGGCTTTTCAAAA atgaaatgaagagaagaagggaTTTTTATGCAGCTCATCCTTCAGCCGACG CTGCCAATGGCTCTAATGAAGATAGAGGAGAAGTTGCAGATGAAGATAAGAGAATTATAACTGATGATGAGATAATAAGCTTATCCATTGAATTCTTTGATCAGAACAG aTTGGATCGGAAAGTaaacaaagacaaggagaaatCTAAGGAGGAG GTGAATGATAAAAGATACTTACGATGCCCAGCAGCAATGACCGTGATGCACCTGAGGAAGTTTCTCAGAAGTAAAATGGACATACCTAATACTTTCCAG aTTGATGTCATGTATGAAGAGGAACCTTTAAAGGATTACTATACACTAATGGATATTGCCTACATTTATACCTGGAGAAGG AATGGTCCGCTTCCTTTGAAATACAGAGTTCGACCTacttgtaaaagaatgaagatcAGTCATCAGAGAGATGGACTGACAAATGCTGGAGAACTGGAAAGTGACTCTGGGAGTGACAAGGCCAACAGCCCAGCAGGAGGCATGCCCTCCACCTCTTCTTGTTTGCCTAGCCCCAGCACTCCAGTCCAGTCTCCTCACCCTCAGTTCCCTCACATTTCCAGTACTATGAATGGAACCAGCAGCAGCCccagtggtaaccaccaatcctcctttgcCAATAGACCTCGAAAATCGTCTGTAAATGGGTCGTCAGCAACGTCTTCTGGTTGA
- the BMI1 gene encoding polycomb complex protein BMI-1 isoform X1 — MANLSVFCRICYQAEMHRTTRIKITELNPHLMCVLCGGYFIDATTIIECLHSFCKTCIVRYLETSKYCPICDVQVHKTRPLLNIRSDKTLQDIVYKLVPGLFKNEMKRRRDFYAAHPSADAANGSNEDRGEVADEDKRIITDDEIISLSIEFFDQNRLDRKVNKDKEKSKEEVNDKRYLRCPAAMTVMHLRKFLRSKMDIPNTFQIDVMYEEEPLKDYYTLMDIAYIYTWRRNGPLPLKYRVRPTCKRMKISHQRDGLTNAGELESDSGSDKANSPAGGMPSTSSCLPSPSTPVQSPHPQFPHISSTMNGTSSSPSGNHQSSFANRPRKSSVNGSSATSSG; from the exons atGGCCAATCTTTCTGTGTTTTGCAGGATCTGTTATCAAGCAGAAATGCATCGAACAACCAGAATCAAGATCACTGAGCTAAATCCCCACCTAATGTGTGTGCTTTGTGGAGGGTACTTCATTGATGCCACGACCATAATAGAATGTCTACATTCCT TCTGTAAAACATGTATTGTGCGTTACCTGGAGACCAGCAAGTATTGTCCTATCTGTGATGTCCAAGTTCACAAAACCAGACCACTACTGAATATAAG gtcAGATAAAACTCTTCAAGATATTGTGTACAAATTAGTTCCAGGGCTTTTCAAAA atgaaatgaagagaagaagggaTTTTTATGCAGCTCATCCTTCAGCCGACG CTGCCAATGGCTCTAATGAAGATAGAGGAGAAGTTGCAGATGAAGATAAGAGAATTATAACTGATGATGAGATAATAAGCTTATCCATTGAATTCTTTGATCAGAACAG aTTGGATCGGAAAGTaaacaaagacaaggagaaatCTAAGGAGGAG GTGAATGATAAAAGATACTTACGATGCCCAGCAGCAATGACCGTGATGCACCTGAGGAAGTTTCTCAGAAGTAAAATGGACATACCTAATACTTTCCAG aTTGATGTCATGTATGAAGAGGAACCTTTAAAGGATTACTATACACTAATGGATATTGCCTACATTTATACCTGGAGAAGG AATGGTCCGCTTCCTTTGAAATACAGAGTTCGACCTacttgtaaaagaatgaagatcAGTCATCAGAGAGATGGACTGACAAATGCTGGAGAACTGGAAAGTGACTCTGGGAGTGACAAGGCCAACAGCCCAGCAGGAGGCATGCCCTCCACCTCTTCTTGTTTGCCTAGCCCCAGCACTCCAGTCCAGTCTCCTCACCCTCAGTTCCCTCACATTTCCAGTACTATGAATGGAACCAGCAGCAGCCccagtggtaaccaccaatcctcctttgcCAATAGACCTCGAAAATCGTCTGTAAATGGGTCGTCAGCAACGTCTTCTGGTTGA